Proteins from a genomic interval of Debaryomyces hansenii CBS767 chromosome E complete sequence:
- a CDS encoding DEHA2E20218p (weakly similar to sgd|S0002884 uniprot|Q03362 Saccharomyces cerevisiae YDR476c hypothetical protein) — protein MSQEIKQRIIKHMNKDHQLAVIDYVVVYGNIKASDIIKPSVHMVDVNETKLVIVYDTTKSKSPQTLSIDWESATEPENKKVTSLKDVKGKLVSMAKYAAAKQGYSHQQISKVLYPRQAIVWYLIFGFLSLGMYDMQSLKESFEVDPIASKLITFLPTAAFKGLRFVEKHIALIFYSLYAAHLGEILLLIIPMTIKYRLPTSKKIIWCFMTFFEGVFSYTRFKTLVDDK, from the coding sequence ATGCTGcaagaaataaaacaaagaattattaagCATATGAACAAGGACCACCAATTGGCCGTTATAGATTATGTTGTTGTTTATGGAAACATTAAGGCCAGTGACATCATCAAACCATCTGTTCACATGGTGGATGTTAACGAAACAAAATTAGTTATCGTCTACGATACGACTAAATCAAAATCTCCACAAACATTGTCGATTGATTGGGAATCAGCAACTGAACCAGAAAATAAGAAAGTAACTAGTTTGAAAGATGTCAAAGGAAAGTTGGTTTCTATGGCGAAATATGCTGCTGCTAAGCAAGGCTATTCACACCAGCAAATTTCGAAAGTTCTCTATCCACGTCAGGCCATAGTTTGGTATCTtatttttggtttcttGTCGTTAGGAATGTATGATATGCAAAGTTTAAAAGAATCTTTTGAAGTAGATCCAATTGCTTCAAAACTAATTACTTTTTTACCTACTGCAGCATTTAAAGGATTAagatttgttgaaaagCATATTGCGCTCATTTTCTATTCTTTGTATGCCGCTCATTTAGGAGAAATTTTACTTCTTATCATTCCAATGACTATCAAGTACAGGTTGCCTACAtctaaaaaaattatttggtgTTTCATGACATTCTTTGAAGG
- a CDS encoding DEHA2E20262p (similar to uniprot|Q10430 Schizosaccharomyces pombe spc25 Kinetochore protein) translates to MSTANKSPIDEFESLQSLMNDFSAKFDTALTQKRSAIINDKQLHYVKVNELKNQETQLQSDIEGLKQKEIKVKDTIKRTMEDLQMQQLKVDELARKQDSLLDEKDELQTEIDNLSSQVQTTTDSLEKSSNNLAEQLRKDYPELLKYEQHLGLKIEVIGQDSLKFVFSNIDPNDLDKEVWCELLVGGELFKVGDSFPPLAPDIITLLENEFNHHREFVKFLKTVRALLMDLI, encoded by the coding sequence ATGTCTACTGCTAATAAATCACCTATAGATGAGTTTGAATCCTTACAATCATTGATGAATGACTTTTCTGCTAAGTTCGATACAGCATTAACACAAAAGAGGTCAGCTATAATTAACGATAAACAGCTTCATTATGTGAAAGTGAACGAATTAAAAAACCAAGAAACCCAGTTACAATCAGATATAGAAGGATTGAAGCAGAAAGAAATAAAGGTGAAAGATACCATAAAACGAACCATGGAAGATTTGCAGATGCAACAGCTAAAAGTAGATGAGTTAGCAAGGAAACAGGATAGCTTATTAGATGAGAAGGACGAATTACAAACAGAAATAGACAACTTGAGCAGTCAAGTACAAACAACAACGGATAGCTTAGAAAAATCTCTGAATAACTTAGCTGAACAATTACGAAAGGACTATCCAGAATTGCTTAAGTACGAACAGCATTTGGGGCTTAAGATCGAAGTTATCGGTCAAGATTCGTTAAAATTCGTCTTTAGTAATATTGATCCAAACGACCTAGATAAAGAAGTGTGGTGCGAGTTGTTAGTTGGTGGAGAATTGTTCAAGGTAGGTGATTCTTTCCCACCGTTAGCTCCAGATATTATTACATTACTTGAAAATGAGTTTAACCATCATAGAGAATTCGtgaagtttttgaaaacGGTAAGAGCTTTATTAATGGATTTAATATAG
- a CDS encoding DEHA2E20284p (similar to uniprot|P40015 Saccharomyces cerevisiae YER019W ISC1 Inositol phosphosphingolipid phospholipase C hydrolyzes inositolphosphosphingolipids activated by phosphatidylserine cardiolipin and phosphatidylglycerol mediates Na and Li halotolerance contains a P loop-like domain) produces the protein MIRNIKGPENSAPHPIKLLTLNTWGLKFVSKLRKERLEAIGDRLSKPTSLDEDYDIVALQEVWCEEDWLYISNKCRERYPYRRIFKSGIVSGPGLAILSKIPIESTFLYRFPINGRPSAFFRGDWLVGKSIAITLLKPHTNDSLPIAILNSHMHAPYAQTGDASYSCHRACQAWDFSRFVNMLRKSGYAVIQVGDLNSKPGSLPYKLFTVDGGLSDSWEICHNSKNSSIIAPEDIATMDPKEQILVGGITCDSQLNTWRAHRERWEACRLDYALIDSYNIKPINASVKFTDILPPPLNCSYSDHFAYSTELVIASKVDYHYNENSENNNEKLKVYQELLEEIGRYQKYTIPFQANWRKMHFFLSIIVVIAIHVGITFASEKKAWSSVLLLFLSTVVGITGVINGMIWYFGVRSESRALQEVEMEVEDVYALIKDA, from the coding sequence ATGATAAGGAATATTAAAGGACCAGAAAATTCTGCTCCACATCCAATTAAGTTATTAACACTTAACACTTGGGGCTTAAAATTTGTTTCCAAATTACGGAAAGAAAGATTGGAAGCTATAGGTGATAGATTAAGTAAACCGACTTCGCTTGATGAAGATTATGATATAGTAGCCTTACAGGAAGTATGGTGCGAAGAGGATTGGCTTTATATAAGTAACAAATGCAGAGAGAGATATCCatatagaagaatatttaaatcaGGAATTGTTTCAGGGCCAGGACTAGcaattttatcaaaaattccTATAGAGTCAACCTTTCTATATAGATTTCCAATTAATGGAAGACCATCAGCATTCTTTAGAGGTGATTGGCTTGTAGGTAAGAGTATTGCAATCACATTGTTAAAGCCACATACAAATGATTCATTACCAATTGCTATTTTGAATTCACATATGCATGCTCCATATGCTCAGACCGGTGATGCAAGTTATTCCTGTCATAGGGCATGTCAGGCATGGgatttttcaagatttgtTAATATGTTAAGGAAGTCTGGATATGCAGTAATACAAGTAGGTGATTTAAACTCCAAACCTGGTTCGTTACCATATAAATTGTTCACAGTTGATGGAGGGTTGAGTGATTCATGGGAAATTTGTCATAACAGTAAAAATAGTTCAATAATTGCACCGGAAGATATTGCGACTATGGATCCAAAAGAGCAAATACTAGTTGGGGGTATTACTTGTGATTCCCAATTAAATACTTGGAGAGCACACAGAGAGAGATGGGAAGCATGTAGGTTGGACTATGCATTAATCGATTCTTACAATATCAAACCTATTAACGCGAGTGTCAAATTTACCGATATATTACCACCACCTTTGAATTGTTCTTACTCTGACCACTTTGCGTATAGTACAGAATTGGTAATAGCTCTGAAAGTGGACTATCATTATAACGAAAACTCTGAGAACaacaatgaaaaattgaaggttTACCAAgaacttcttgaagaaattggacGTTATCAAAAGTATACCATACCTTTTCAAGCAAATTGGAGAAAAATGCATTTCTTTTTATCCATTATCGTGGTAATCGCTATACACGTAGGAATAACATTTGCATCAGAGAAAAAGGCATGGTCGTCAGTCTTATTACTTTTCTTAAGCACTGTTGTTGGAATAACAGGAGTCATCAATGGGATGATTTGGTATTTTGGAGTCAGGTCTGAACTGAGAGCTTTACAAGAAGTGGAAATGGAAGTCGAAGATGTATATGCGTTGATTAAAGATGCATAG